In Candidatus Bipolaricaulota bacterium, the following are encoded in one genomic region:
- the maf gene encoding septum formation protein Maf — protein sequence MKLILASSSPRRIELLSRITSNFIAIPSDVDESTSGPPEARVLALARAKAEWVARRHHGLVIGADTIVVLDDEPLGKPASRAAAREMLARLSGRSHRVLTGLHVVSTFTGQWQESCEETEVVFRELADEEIEWYLDTGEYTDKAGGYGIQGKGAIFVEKIRGDYFNVMGLPLCRLYLMLRSLGYRLPRGPADG from the coding sequence GTGAAACTGATCCTCGCCTCGTCCTCGCCGCGGCGGATCGAGCTATTATCCCGGATTACCTCGAATTTCATCGCCATCCCGAGCGACGTCGACGAGTCCACGTCCGGCCCGCCGGAGGCCCGGGTCCTCGCCCTCGCGCGGGCGAAGGCGGAGTGGGTGGCGAGGCGGCATCACGGCCTGGTGATCGGGGCGGACACGATCGTCGTCCTCGACGACGAACCTCTGGGAAAGCCCGCGTCCCGGGCCGCAGCGCGGGAGATGCTCGCGAGATTGAGCGGGAGGTCGCACCGTGTCCTCACCGGTCTCCACGTCGTCTCCACGTTCACCGGCCAGTGGCAGGAATCGTGCGAGGAGACCGAGGTCGTCTTCCGGGAGCTGGCCGACGAAGAGATCGAGTGGTACCTGGACACGGGCGAGTACACGGACAAGGCCGGAGGGTACGGGATTCAGGGGAAGGGGGCGATCTTCGTGGAGAAGATCCGCGGGGACTACTTCAACGTGATGGGCCTCCCCCTCTGTCGCCTCTACCTGATGCTGCGCTCCCTCGGCTACCGATTGCCCCGCGGCCCGGCCGACGGATAG